Below is a genomic region from Flammeovirgaceae bacterium SG7u.111.
AGGGGCAAAAAATTACTTCATCCTCCTACAGTTTCTTTTCGAATCTCTTTTTCTGAGCTTCCTTGGAGGGGTTGCTGGCTTGTTGTTGGTCAATGCCATTTCGGTATTTTCCACCGAGACATTTGTCATCTCCCTCAATTTCAAGAACATAGTAGTAGGGATCACCATTTCGCTAATAATTGGCATCATTTCGGGAATTGTCCCAGCTATTTCTGCCTCCCGAATGGATCCAGTAATTGCCATCAGGTCCAAATAAGATCATGAAATCCAAAAGGCTTCCCCAGCTACAGGGAAGCCTTTTTTACCAATTCTATTCGTTAACCAAACTGCTTACATGATCGGCTCTAATTTATATTCATTCATGCTCATCATTAGTTGATTATCCATCTTTTCGAGCCTATATGTTTCTTTAAAACGAGGTTTTGTATGTGATAACTTAAAGCTCTCACCCCATTCCACACGCACTTTTTTCACTCCGTAAGTCTCCATATCAACCTGCTCTTCGTCTGTTAAGTTTACTTGAATATTATATCGAACTCCAGTTTCACTATTTCTTGCCAAGCAATCATATCTTTTCTTTAACACTTTTCCATTCCCAAGCATAATATCAATACGATTATCCATCAAATACTTTCCATAATAAAGGTATGAAGTGGGAGATGACGCTATCAAATCCAAGTTCGCTTCATTTTCTCCTAAAGTCATCACTCCATTTAATATTGCACTATCCACACCCACATTAGAGTACTTTACTGAAAGTGAATATTGATCTTGAGCAGAAACTACTAGGGTGATCATTGCCAAAAACGCTACTAAAATTACTTTTACCTGTTTCATGATTTATTTCGGTTTTTAATGGTGTCGTTTAGTCTATCAACACTGCTAAATTGCAGCGATTTCACCACATGGCACAACCAAAACCAATGAACAGGAATTTTAATCGTTGAGCAGGAATTTGAAGAGTTGGAGAATACACAATAAGCTTAAAAACGCCTTTTGGGCTGCATATAAAAGAGGTATTGGATAATGACGATCACAAAAAGGGTAAATACTGCAGTAGCTACAGTCTTGGCCAGCAAATCCCAAAACTGCTGCAGCCCACTAGCCTCAATGATAAAAAACAACAAATGATGGATAACCAAAAGCGGAAAAGCATATAAAATATACCAAGTAAGCCCCATCTCCCGCACCGCTGGCTCCGAGTCCGATTCGTAATCTGTCCTAGGTTTCAAAAGCTTTATCCAAAAAGGACGTAGATAGGCTATCAGCGTACAGGCTGCTGCATGGATACCCAGCGTATCGTAAAAAATATCGACCGAAAGCCCGAGTACAAACGCAGCGACTAGCAAATAAACTTTTGGGGTTTCTATAGGAAGGCTCAATAAAAACGCAACATACAAATAGCAAAAAGCAACATTAAACATTACCAAATTTTTCAAGAAGATCACTTGAAAAAGGACATAAATGAAAAAGCTGATTGTAAAAAGAATTATTTTTTTGTTGCTCA
It encodes:
- the mreD gene encoding rod shape-determining protein MreD, whose translation is MSNKKIILFTISFFIYVLFQVIFLKNLVMFNVAFCYLYVAFLLSLPIETPKVYLLVAAFVLGLSVDIFYDTLGIHAAACTLIAYLRPFWIKLLKPRTDYESDSEPAVREMGLTWYILYAFPLLVIHHLLFFIIEASGLQQFWDLLAKTVATAVFTLFVIVIIQYLFYMQPKRRF